Proteins encoded by one window of uncultured Ilyobacter sp.:
- a CDS encoding response regulator transcription factor — MKKILIIEDEKKISRYLQLELEHEGYSVDIADDGMIALELFKNDFYNIILLDLMLPKLSGEEVCRLIREKSDVPVIVLTARDKTFSKINLLDLGADDYITKPFIIGELLARIRVVLRNKKEFSNGKLASYGGIRLDLGKKIVYVDEKAVSLTKTEFNLLHYLILNREIVLSREQMLNSVWGYDYAGGEKIVDVYIKSLRKKMDYREQKLIHTIRGFGYILNEES, encoded by the coding sequence ATGAAGAAAATATTGATTATAGAGGATGAAAAAAAAATAAGCAGATACCTACAGCTTGAGCTTGAACATGAAGGTTATTCGGTAGACATTGCTGATGACGGGATGATAGCACTTGAGTTATTTAAGAATGATTTTTATAATATAATTCTTCTTGACCTGATGCTACCAAAACTCTCTGGGGAAGAGGTGTGTCGACTCATAAGAGAAAAATCAGATGTCCCAGTGATAGTGCTTACTGCCAGGGATAAAACTTTCAGTAAAATAAACCTTTTGGACCTGGGGGCAGACGACTATATAACAAAACCATTTATAATTGGGGAACTTTTAGCCAGAATCAGGGTGGTTCTGAGAAATAAAAAAGAGTTTTCTAACGGTAAGTTGGCCAGCTATGGAGGAATACGGCTCGACTTGGGCAAGAAAATAGTTTACGTCGATGAGAAGGCAGTTTCCCTTACAAAAACTGAATTTAATCTTCTTCATTATCTTATTTTAAATAGAGAGATAGTTTTATCTAGGGAACAGATGTTAAACAGTGTATGGGGATATGACTATGCAGGAGGAGAAAAAATAGTGGATGTATATATAAAATCTCTAAGAAAAAAGATGGATTACAGAGAACAAAAACTCATCCATACAATAAGAGGATTTGGATATATTTTAAATGAGGAGAGCTGA
- a CDS encoding alpha/beta hydrolase gives MSSYRVVLIHGYNKTEKDMHILGEYLAELDYKVEYLNLPLLFEEIEHSVSHLKEFLFGLQRSGVNKREEIILIGHSTGGLVIRGALSDKRIRRIVDKVVLVACPNLGCRLADLAKKYLPFMSKIFKTLKSLESENMEKLSIYKGRGVDIAAIAGSESNLFLGRFLNDKNDGRIEVDEVMMGGLKDFLILPLGHKEIHKRIGTATYINNFIKRSSFYVD, from the coding sequence ATGAGCAGTTACAGAGTTGTTTTGATACATGGATATAATAAAACCGAAAAAGATATGCATATTTTGGGAGAGTATCTGGCAGAACTGGATTATAAAGTGGAATACCTTAATCTCCCTCTTCTTTTTGAAGAGATAGAGCATTCCGTATCGCACCTCAAGGAATTTTTGTTTGGTCTTCAGAGGAGCGGTGTAAATAAAAGAGAGGAGATAATCCTTATAGGCCACAGCACGGGAGGCCTCGTGATAAGGGGGGCTCTCAGCGACAAAAGAATAAGGAGGATCGTAGATAAGGTGGTCCTTGTTGCCTGTCCTAATCTAGGCTGCAGACTGGCAGATTTGGCAAAGAAATATCTTCCCTTCATGAGTAAAATATTTAAAACTTTAAAATCTCTAGAAAGTGAAAATATGGAGAAACTTAGTATCTACAAGGGAAGAGGTGTGGATATAGCGGCTATTGCTGGAAGTGAATCCAATCTTTTTTTAGGGAGATTTCTGAATGATAAAAACGATGGACGTATAGAGGTTGATGAAGTTATGATGGGAGGTTTAAAAGATTTTCTGATTCTTCCATTGGGGCATAAAGAAATTCATAAAAGGATAGGTACAGCTACT
- a CDS encoding HAMP domain-containing sensor histidine kinase, with the protein MKTFSKELWKKFMILIFIFITGYGIFIYSIWGYFVKQSKKDIVITENFIINELKEPEHQNIEEFVNLALRESPKINELYIILVHNNVEYKEEGTPDIQIIESADRMQEIGHEDFFLSTKRIEGLNDEEIVLTIIRGMSREKYFMKKILKISAGIIFVFCGAAVFISKSFYRKVVPQLKKLEEATNKINLTSFEADIEKSSFFVEFSKILSSYEKMLNRLENQASVQIDFINNASHELKTPIFIIGSYVDLLKRWGGKDRKISKEAIESIYGEVKNMEILIEKLLFLAKQDKIDIVKEEIEIGELIEEIIKEMEIIYPNQSINYSETSFHVNSDRALLKHLIKNIVDNAIVYGDGKAVDIFLCCESNVTIKVQDRGAGISKEDQSRIFDKFYRAEQSRNRNLGGHGLGLSIVKSIADILKLDISFTSEIGAGTTVEITLPVN; encoded by the coding sequence ATGAAAACATTTTCTAAAGAGCTTTGGAAAAAATTTATGATTTTAATATTTATTTTTATTACAGGTTATGGTATTTTCATATATTCAATCTGGGGTTACTTTGTCAAGCAGTCTAAAAAAGATATTGTTATCACAGAAAATTTTATTATAAATGAACTCAAAGAACCTGAGCATCAGAATATAGAGGAATTTGTTAATTTAGCACTGAGAGAGAGTCCTAAAATAAATGAACTTTATATAATATTGGTTCATAATAATGTCGAATACAAAGAAGAAGGAACTCCCGATATACAAATTATAGAATCAGCAGATAGAATGCAGGAGATAGGACATGAAGATTTCTTTCTATCAACTAAAAGAATAGAAGGTCTTAACGACGAAGAGATAGTTTTGACTATAATAAGGGGGATGAGCAGAGAAAAATATTTCATGAAAAAAATTCTAAAGATTTCAGCGGGAATAATTTTTGTATTCTGCGGAGCTGCCGTATTTATTTCAAAATCTTTTTACCGCAAAGTGGTGCCACAATTAAAAAAATTGGAAGAGGCTACGAATAAGATAAATCTTACTTCCTTTGAGGCTGATATCGAAAAAAGCAGTTTTTTTGTGGAATTTTCTAAGATACTCTCTTCCTATGAAAAAATGCTAAATAGATTGGAAAATCAGGCTTCTGTCCAGATAGATTTTATAAACAATGCTTCACATGAACTTAAAACCCCTATATTTATAATAGGTAGTTATGTCGACCTTTTAAAAAGATGGGGTGGAAAAGACAGGAAAATTTCCAAAGAAGCGATAGAGTCCATCTACGGAGAGGTAAAAAATATGGAGATTCTCATAGAAAAACTTCTTTTTCTGGCAAAACAGGATAAAATAGACATTGTTAAGGAGGAAATAGAGATCGGAGAACTCATTGAGGAGATCATAAAAGAGATGGAAATTATCTATCCAAATCAGTCAATAAACTACTCCGAAACTTCATTTCATGTAAATTCTGACAGGGCTCTATTGAAGCACCTAATAAAAAATATAGTGGATAACGCAATAGTATATGGGGACGGGAAGGCTGTGGATATTTTTCTCTGCTGTGAATCTAACGTAACAATAAAAGTACAGGATCGTGGAGCGGGTATATCTAAAGAGGACCAATCTAGGATTTTTGATAAATTTTACAGGGCAGAACAGTCTAGAAACAGGAATTTGGGAGGGCATGGTCTGGGATTGTCCATAGTAAAAAGTATTGCAGATATTTTAAAGCTGGATATATCTTTTACAAGTGAAATAGGCGCCGGAACAACTGTAGAGATAACTCTTCCTGTAAATTAA
- a CDS encoding lipid-A-disaccharide synthase N-terminal domain-containing protein, whose translation MKPFLILGFIGQAFFSMRFLVQWLASERAGKSVIPLSFWIFSIMGSFFLLIYAIYRKDPVFILGQAPNLFIYTRNLYLIKKERLAGGRDAG comes from the coding sequence ATGAAACCTTTTTTAATACTGGGATTTATAGGCCAGGCTTTTTTTTCCATGAGATTTCTAGTTCAGTGGCTGGCCAGCGAGAGGGCAGGCAAGAGTGTAATCCCTCTTTCCTTCTGGATATTTAGTATAATGGGAAGCTTTTTCCTTCTGATCTATGCCATATACAGAAAGGACCCTGTATTTATACTGGGTCAGGCTCCGAATCTCTTTATCTATACAAGAAACCTCTACCTCATAAAAAAAGAGAGGCTGGCAGGAGGTCGTGATGCAGGCTAG
- a CDS encoding glycosyltransferase family 2 protein produces the protein MQRISVIAPVYNEEENISRFIKKVEDAVRKEFISYEIILINDGSTDKSREILDQEASQNGHIKVYHFTKNNGQTAALAAGFEKCSGDIVVTMDSDLQTDPEDIYTLLPYLENYDMVNGRRASREDGIKKKISSLVGNGVRNLITGDNIQDTGCPLKLFKKEVAKSYVLFEGMHRFLPTLARLRGFKVVEVPVRHYDREFGVSKYGVWNRLFKGLKDAFAVRWMKNRILKYEFETGGNQK, from the coding sequence ATGCAGAGAATATCTGTCATAGCACCAGTATACAATGAAGAAGAAAATATATCACGTTTTATTAAAAAAGTTGAGGATGCAGTGAGGAAAGAGTTTATATCCTATGAGATTATCCTTATAAATGATGGAAGTACAGATAAAAGCAGAGAGATACTAGACCAGGAAGCTTCGCAAAATGGGCATATAAAAGTATATCATTTCACGAAAAACAACGGTCAGACTGCCGCTTTGGCTGCGGGTTTTGAAAAATGTTCTGGAGATATTGTGGTTACCATGGATTCTGATCTTCAGACAGACCCGGAAGATATCTATACTCTTTTGCCATATCTTGAAAATTATGACATGGTAAACGGCAGAAGAGCATCAAGAGAGGACGGAATCAAGAAAAAAATCTCTTCTCTGGTTGGAAATGGGGTCAGAAATCTTATAACAGGGGACAACATACAGGATACAGGCTGCCCTCTAAAATTATTTAAAAAGGAAGTTGCCAAAAGCTACGTATTATTTGAAGGGATGCACAGGTTCCTTCCCACCCTTGCAAGACTCAGGGGGTTTAAGGTTGTTGAGGTCCCTGTGAGGCATTATGACAGAGAGTTCGGAGTTTCAAAATATGGAGTTTGGAACAGGCTTTTTAAAGGACTAAAAGATGCCTTTGCTGTAAGATGGATGAAAAATAGAATTTTAAAATATGAATTTGAGACTGGAGGAAATCAAAAATGA
- a CDS encoding glycosyltransferase family 39 protein, producing MQARERKNLLYLFFYGMITLFPDLWAGRVGIMEARNFVTAREMVQNGNWIITTMNGKFRFEKPPFPTWLTALFMKFFNTTTNEFVLRLPIAICTLGLIFLIYFLVKSATENPELAFISGFVSTTTFMIIKLGNDNAWDMFPYIFMFGCVTYIFIGLKSLNTRDFIISGVFMGASLLSKGPIPVYGMMLPFFVAYSVTYGFSNIRVSWKKISLTIIIGVSLAALWPAAIMLTQKDLFISVMNKEASTWSNKHVKSIFYYFDYIIYIGVWMIFALASFFKKWSEKRSPDNKFFSMLFLWNLITFVLISLIKMKKKRYGVPLYILTPMMASHLIFYFMNKDWKELVKKENFIIKIHTILMVTISILIFPMFYFKGYRSGYIGIIYLSFIAVVFLFFSYEFIMGFTEKRKIKQILFLTGFLMITINISVTWFVQKYVKTEYRNEYKYLSTLKSSGPQEYPIYTFDDDEITNVWNVGQKIELIGDLQELPNNFFVLDDREEPLIKEKFRTEFIIKSKNTYYKYREESLIKKTLSPKFIIKSKNTYYKYEDEDKVIYLYRMAKSTKN from the coding sequence ATGCAGGCTAGAGAGAGAAAAAATCTTCTTTATCTTTTTTTCTACGGAATGATAACCCTGTTTCCAGATCTTTGGGCTGGCAGAGTTGGGATAATGGAAGCCAGAAATTTTGTCACTGCCAGAGAGATGGTACAAAATGGGAACTGGATCATCACCACCATGAACGGTAAATTCAGATTTGAAAAACCTCCCTTTCCCACATGGCTGACAGCTTTATTTATGAAATTTTTTAACACAACAACCAATGAGTTTGTCCTCAGACTTCCAATTGCAATATGCACCTTGGGACTAATTTTTCTGATCTATTTCCTAGTAAAATCAGCTACAGAAAATCCTGAATTGGCTTTCATATCAGGATTTGTAAGCACCACAACCTTTATGATAATAAAACTTGGAAATGATAATGCCTGGGATATGTTCCCCTATATTTTTATGTTTGGATGTGTTACATATATTTTTATAGGTTTAAAATCCTTGAACACAAGGGATTTCATAATCTCCGGTGTCTTCATGGGAGCGTCACTCCTCAGTAAAGGGCCCATACCTGTCTATGGCATGATGTTACCATTTTTTGTAGCATATTCTGTAACCTATGGGTTTTCAAATATAAGAGTTAGCTGGAAAAAAATATCTCTTACTATTATTATAGGAGTGAGCTTAGCTGCTTTATGGCCTGCAGCGATTATGCTAACTCAAAAAGATCTCTTTATCTCTGTCATGAATAAAGAGGCTTCTACCTGGTCGAACAAACATGTAAAAAGCATATTTTACTATTTTGACTATATTATTTATATAGGTGTATGGATGATTTTTGCTCTCGCTTCTTTTTTCAAAAAATGGTCAGAAAAAAGAAGCCCAGACAATAAATTTTTCTCAATGCTTTTTTTATGGAATCTGATAACTTTTGTTTTGATATCTTTAATAAAAATGAAGAAAAAAAGATACGGAGTTCCACTGTATATACTGACTCCTATGATGGCCTCACACCTCATCTTTTATTTCATGAACAAAGACTGGAAAGAGCTTGTAAAAAAAGAAAATTTTATAATAAAAATCCATACCATACTTATGGTCACAATATCGATTTTAATTTTCCCTATGTTTTACTTCAAAGGATATAGAAGTGGATATATAGGAATCATATATTTATCATTTATTGCAGTGGTGTTTTTATTCTTTTCATACGAGTTTATAATGGGATTTACTGAAAAAAGGAAAATAAAGCAAATCCTTTTTCTGACGGGTTTTTTAATGATTACAATCAATATCTCAGTAACATGGTTTGTACAAAAGTATGTAAAAACAGAATACAGGAATGAATATAAATATTTGAGTACTCTCAAAAGTTCAGGACCACAAGAATACCCCATCTATACATTTGATGATGACGAAATCACAAATGTGTGGAATGTAGGGCAAAAGATAGAATTAATCGGTGATCTTCAAGAACTTCCCAATAATTTTTTTGTTTTAGACGACAGAGAAGAACCGTTAATAAAGGAAAAATTTAGGACTGAATTTATAATTAAAAGTAAAAATACATATTATAAATATAGGGAAGAATCATTAATAAAGAAAACTCTCAGTCCAAAATTTATAATTAAAAGTAAAAATACATATTATAAATATGAAGATGAGGATAAAGTTATCTATTTATATAGAATGGCTAAAAGTACAAAAAACTAA